The Fusarium falciforme chromosome 10, complete sequence DNA segment TTCCCATCTCCCCATGCGACTCCAATTTCATGCAACCTTTGGACCGTTTCTCGGACTTGTCTCGCCCACTTGTTCCTCCTGCTCGCGGCAAACGAGGAAGCCCTGACATCTCCGAGACTGACAAGGGAGAGAACATCTGGGGGCGGAATGTACTGACTTAAGAACCCGATTATCTTGTCATGAACTGGACCCTTGACCAAACCGAGAATTTGTGGTACCCGGATAGTGTCGGCGTATTGGGAGGCCCGAATCTTCAAAAGAGTGTGCAGCTCCCTTTGGATAGACTCGGCCGGCAGATAAATCCCGACTTTGGCGCACATTTCTTCATTTTCCACAAGAACACGAGAGACACGTCCGTCGCTGATGATTTCATCCACCACAAATATGTCTTTGGTCGAGACTATGGGCAGATCCGCACCCTGGATAAGTTCAAGATTGAGTGGCAGTGCTCCCCTCAACGAGACGTCGGGGCTCTGGGCGCTGGTGTCGAGGATCCACTCTCCATCTTTGTGTCGCGTGTAAAAGAGAAAGGTAAATTCTTCTGGGAAAAGGAGAGAATGCAGGGACGGCGGGGGAGCAGGCTTGTCCTTCGGTGGGACAGTCTGGTCAAAGGTTGGCCTCCCAACTTCAACGACGGTGTCCAAGATCTTGTCCATCatagcttcttcctctcgctGGCTATTACAAACCGCGTCTTCGTACTCCTTGATGAGAGAATCCTGCATCAAGTCCCCAGCTGGGGATGGATCGATGTGCACAATCATTCGTGCCTTGTTCCAGCGAATCCACAGAGACAAGCCATCTCGATTGCCAAACTGAATGCGTTCAAGATAATGGATGCTCATGGTgcaaaaataagaaaataagagaAGTTGACAAAGAAAAGAGATTGAAGAAATTGCGCCGTGAGGTTAAAAAAGGGAGGGTCATTGCAGGCAGCAAAGGGACTGGCAGCCAATAGAGATGTAAGAATGTCTTGCAACCATGGTTACGGGGTTTTCTTGGCGCAACAAGTCGCGGCGGAGCCAATCCCATCCTCACATCTCACGTCAGACTGAGCAGGATACTTTGACGTGTGGCCCGAAGCATTAAGCTAGGAACGGTTGTGATTGATATCGCACAAACACAAGCAATTATCCGGGTAGTAGCTCACTACCTAGTGAGATGAAAAAATCTAAAAGTGTCCTGCAATGGGCTTGGGAATGTACAGCTCCTCTAGATATTCCACTTCCTCCGCACTGAGCTCCTTGCCGCGCAGCTCCACAGCCTCCTCAACTTTGGAGATGGAGTTCAGGCCGGCAACTGGAATAGCATCTTTGCTCCTCAGCCAAAGCAGAGCCACTTGGGCCATCCTCCAGCCTTTCTTACCGGCTACCTCTTCCACCCTCTTGACGATGTGTTCGTCGGCTTGAGTGATTGCCGAGCCAAATGGAGACGGAATCTTGGAGCGCTCCGTGTCCTGGACACCGAACGGACGAGCCAGCAAACCGCCGAATAGAGGCGACCACGGAATAATTCCCACACCAGTTTCCTTGCAGAACCGGTTCATTTCTCGCTCTTCCTCGCGGTAGCATAAGTTATAGTAGTTCTGCATCGATACGAACTTGGTCCAACCGTTGCGCTCTGCTACATGCTGCAGGCCCGCAAACTGCGTAGCCCACATCGAGCTTGCGCCAAGGTATCGGACCTTGCCACTTTGTACGAGGTCGTGAAGTGCCTTCATCGTCTCTTCAGGTGGAGTCGATTGATCGTAGCGGTGAATCTGAAGGACATCGATATAGGTAGTTCccaagcgagcgagcgatgCTTCGACGGCGTCGAAAATGGCCGTGCGAGAGAGACCTGTTATGTCAGTACAGAGATCCAAGTGCAAGGGAAAATCCTACTCACCTCCCTGATTGACATAGTCTTTGCTCTGGACCATGCACTGTCCATGAGAGGGACCCACGACCTCCTGATCCTCACCGACAAAGACGGAGCACTTTGTCATGAGGACAAGCTTATGACGGGGGAGGTTGAACTTCTTGATTGCTTTTCCGAGAATCTCCTCAGAGACGCCGTTGGAATACATATTGGCCGTGTCCCAGGTGTTGATGCCTCGGTCATAGGCAGCCTTCAGGATCTCGagagcttcctcctcttcgatCAACCAGGGATGCCACTTCTTGGAACCAAAGGACATGCATCCGAGAATCGGAACTGAGACGCGTAGTCCAGACGCTCCCAGTTGGGCGTAGTCCACCTTGGTAGCATCCAAGCTGTTCTTGAGGGAGATTGGGAGATTTTGGGAGGCCATGGTGTTTGAAAAGGGAATAGGCTTAGGTAAAGGTTAGAGTTGAGCTTTCTAAGTAATTGCTTGAGGATGTGATAGTGATGAGTTACAATTTGATCATGAGCATCTAAGCTCTTTATAATCCCACTTCACCAGGCAGTTCATTGAGCTTTACCCACCAAGCACGATGCATTTGTAAGCTCAAAACGGCTTTAGGAGAATTGAATAGTAAAATCCGGGCTCTCATCTACAGAATCATCGTTGCAGATACCTCTCATGCCTTGGATACAATCACGACGAACAGCTTAGGAGCACCCTAGCCAATCAACGTTGACTCTGCACCCATTTTATGCACCCCCGGTTGACGCTAGTTGTTAGTTACCGAGCAGGCCAATCAGAGTTGGCTTGTGGGCGCCCAACTTCGACGACATTATCTCCGAGTTGAGGACCCGGCTTTAATGAACCTCAGACCGCTGACGTGAAAACCTCCAGCCGACTTTCCCTTGACAAGCAACCGATGATATGGCTTCAACTGGTAAAGAACGCAGCGGGCCGATGAATCACAGGCGGAGTAACGGCGGGTGCATCACCTGTAGGTGAGGGGCCAGTCAACAGACACACCCCAGGTTAACTCCAGAGCATCTAACCCTCCCAGGGTCCGACGTGTCAAGTgcgacgagaagaagccatcatgcAAGCGTTGCATCTCCACTGGTCGGAAATGTGACGGCTATCCCGTACCAAAGCCCAGGCTGGAGGCAGTCTCGGTGGTTGTCATGGGCTCAGGGTCCTGCTCAACCCCTGGTGCATGTCCCGCCAGGTCGAGGCAGTCGTTTCAGATGTTCAGCGAGCTGTATGCTCCGATGCTTTCCGGCTATGGCACAGAGGGCTTCTGGGGCATGGTTGTGCTGCAGGCCAGTCATGTCGATGAAAGCATCAAGCACCTGGTCATTGCAGCTTCAAACTTGAGCTCGAGCAACAACGTCCCGTTCCTTGCCCACTACAGCAGGGCACTGCAGATTCTGAGTCGCTCTCAGAACGTCGACGTCATCATCATACTCATTGCCTGTGTCTTGCTCACCGTTTGCGACGAGCTTCAGAACCGCGGCGACAGTGCACAGCGCCACATCTTGGCAGGCGAGAGAATCTTGGCAGAACAAGACGGATTATCTTTGGGTCCTTGGAGAGACAGCTTTGTCTTGAAAGAAATCATGTCGACCTTTTCGCGTCTTTGCTCCCCAAGGCCTATGATATCTCGGGTTCCCTATCCGTCAACTTGATCCTTAGCTGACTAGAACGTTGGGAGGAAAATCGGGTACAGCTAAAGAATAGAACCCAATAGCTATGCAAGGAAATAGCACAGCATCGTCACGTCGAGAGTATTGCCATAACAGGGAGAGCATAACAAATTAATAATTCAGGCACCTGCCCGCAGGCCTATGCTTACCTACCTGTGTGACGGGGATTTAGAACAGTCTGTTCGCACTGTATCATAAAGCCAGCTAGGCAGTTAAAGAAAGCATTATGTCAAGGAATAACGTCTGCTAAATAGATAAGCCTATTACGATAATGATATAGCTCTGTTGAGGGCTCGCCATAATTTTATATCCAATTTTTATCATAAAGTGAGGATATCAACCTAATAGTATAAAGCAAGCTATGTATCACTCCCCTGTACCCCTGTTCATCCGGGTAGGTACTTGAGCAAC contains these protein-coding regions:
- a CDS encoding Aldo-ket-red domain-containing protein, translated to MASQNLPISLKNSLDATKVDYAQLGASGLRVSVPILGCMSFGSKKWHPWLIEEEEALEILKAAYDRGINTWDTANMYSNGVSEEILGKAIKKFNLPRHKLVLMTKCSVFVGEDQEVVGPSHGQCMVQSKDYVNQGGLSRTAIFDAVEASLARLGTTYIDVLQIHRYDQSTPPEETMKALHDLVQSGKVRYLGASSMWATQFAGLQHVAERNGWTKFVSMQNYYNLCYREEEREMNRFCKETGVGIIPWSPLFGGLLARPFGVQDTERSKIPSPFGSAITQADEHIVKRVEEVAGKKGWRMAQVALLWLRSKDAIPVAGLNSISKVEEAVELRGKELSAEEVEYLEELYIPKPIAGHF
- a CDS encoding Zn(2)-C6 fungal-type domain-containing protein, producing MASTGKERSGPMNHRRSNGGCITCRVRRVKCDEKKPSCKRCISTGRKCDGYPVPKPRLEAVSVVVMGSGSCSTPGACPARSRQSFQMFSELYAPMLSGYGTEGFWGMVVLQASHVDESIKHLVIAASNLSSSNNVPFLAHYSRALQILSRSQNVDVIIILIACVLLTVCDELQNRGDSAQRHILAGERILAEQDGLSLGPWRDSFVLKEIMSTFSRLCSPRPMISRVPYPST